TGTTCTCCCAGGCAATCAATCCTGCCTGAAAATGACCTTCCTTACAACCCGAATATTTTATCTTTACGATAATTATCAACCTGCCTGATTGAACAATAGAGTCCTCTCTGTTGTCATAAACAAGGGGCTTTTATTGATAAATGTCCAGACTGACTTTTTTGGAATTGAAAGCAATCCCTATATAGTCCGATGGATATTCTATTGAATAAACTCCCTTGCTGCGGTTCATCCAACCGGAGAAATAAAAACGATGAAAGTACTGATTGCCCCAGCCTGTACAGCTCTGGCTATGATTATTGGCTGGTTAGTTTATGAACAGTCTCTACAAGAGACTCAGACGGCTCCTAAAACCATCATCACCCAACCCATTGCCGTGCAGGTGACCCGTTCCACCGAAAAATCTCTTGAAAAGCGCATTAACCTCGTAGGTAATCTTGAAGCCGGATCACAAGTTGAGATTCGGACCAAGCACAGCGGGTACATTAAATCGATGCCATTTAATGTAGGAGATCAAATTAAGGCAGGGGATATCATTCTGGAGTTAGATGACTCTGAAAACCAGGAACTGGTCATTAAATCAAAAGCCGCACTCACAGTTGCGAAAGCACAGTTGAAGGCACAAATCACCGCTCAAGAACTGACTCAAAAAGAACATGAGAGATTATCACTGCTTAAAAAAACAGGAGTCAGCACGGTACAGCAAATGGAAGAAGCGGTCGCGAATATGGCCATCGCGAAAGCGCAGACGGAACTCGAACAAGCAAGAGTTGAACAGGCAGAATCGGGGCTTGAGCAAAGCCGCCTGCGTCTGCAGGAAAACCAAATCCTGGCTCCCACAAACGGCTTTGTGGCAGAACGTCTGGTTGACGTGGGTGATTTGGCCAAACCCGACGTCGCTTTGATGAAGATTGTCAATCTGGATACGGTCCGCACGATCGTGCATATCATCGAAAAAGATTATGAAGACGTCAAACTCGGCCAGAAAGCTGTCATTTCCGTAGACACCTTCCCCGATAGAACATTTTCCGGCCATGTTTTACGCAAAGCACCTGTGTTGGATCCACAGACGCGGACTGCTGCGGTACACATCGAAATCCCCAACAAAGATTTCTCATTGAAACCGGGCATGCATGCGCGCGTTCAAATTGTGTTTGAACAACGCCACAAAGCCAAAGTACTACCAGTCGCTTCCCTGACGCGCCGCAAAGATGGGCCTGGATCGGCAGTTTATATCATTGATGGAAACCCGCCGGTTACTGAAATACGTAACATTGAAGTCGGCATCAATGATGGTGAGCTGGTCGAGATTCTTTCCGGAATTAATTCGGGAGATCTTGTGATTACGCTTGGAAATCGACTTGTCGATGAAGGCCAAACAGTCACTCCCGTTGAAGTCCCCATGGACGAGGTTCTTCAATCACCACTGCCTTTGCCGCAGAAAACGAATTTGTGATTTGGATCGTCTTCTTTTAAATTGATGATCAATGATTGAAGATTAATATATGTCCCTGACAAGACTGGCAGTTCACCGACCGATCACGACACTGATGGCCTCTCTGGTATTGGTCATGCTGGGTTGTGTTTCGTTGTCACAACTGGCAGTGGACCTGATGCCGGATATTCAAAATCCAAGCGTGAGTGTGATCACGATTTACAAAGGTGCCGGCCCCAGTGAAGCAGAAACGCTCATTACACGCCCCATCGAACAAACTCTCAGTTCAGTCGCCGGCGTGGAAAACATTCTCAGCAGCAGCGTCGAGGGAAGCAGCACCGTTCGCCTGCAATTCCAATGGGGAACAGATCTGAATCTGGCGATCAATGAAGTCCGTGATTCGCTGAACAAGTTAAGAAATTCCCTACCTGAGGGTGCTGAGGACCCTTACATTCGCCATTTTGATGTTGCTGATAGCCCAATCATCTATTTCGGTCTTAATAGCGAACTCGACCCGATCACCCTGACCCGCGTCACAGAAAATCAAATTATTCCCCAGTTTGAGCAGTTGGATGGTGTGGCCCGAGTGCGCATGCGAGGAGGGATTGAACGAGAGATTCAGATCAATCTGGATCGGAGTAAACTTGAATCTCTGAACATGGGCGTCAATGAAGTCATCAACGCTTTACAGCAAGATAATATCAATCAACCCGCAGGAAATTTTGAAGAAGGACATCTCAATTTACATATTCGCAGCCAGGGAGAATTCACCAGCCTGGAACAAATTGAGAATACTGTAGTACGTGAAAAAGCAGGCGCGACCGTTCGCGTGCGTGATGTTGCCGATGTTGTCGACGGAGAAAAAGAACGTACCGAGTTAACTCGTATGAACGGGCAGCCCGGTATTCTACTCTACGTTTATAAACAGTCTGGCGCCAATACGATCAGTGTGAGCGACCTTGTTCGAAAGCAAATTGAGCGCGTTAATAAATCGTCTTCGGACGTAAATCTCAGTATTCGTGTTGATAAAGCTGAATTTATTCGACAATCGATTGCCAATATTCAAGAAGCGGCGCTTTATGGAATGGGCCTTGCGTTTCTAGTACTCATTCTCTTTCTACGAAGCTTCCGTAGCATGCTGGTGATCGGTGTATGTATGCCACTCTCTGTATTGGCAACATTTATTCTGATTTACTTTCAAGGTTTCACTCTGAATATCATCTCCTTTGGCGGCCTCGCTCTTGGTGTCGGTCTCCTGGTGGACAATTCGATTGTGGTTCTGGAAAGTATTTTCCGCAAACGGGAAGAAGGACTTGATCCTATTGCAGCTGCCATTGAAGGAACAGCTGAAGTTTCTGCTGCCATTGTTGCCAGCACATTGACGACACTCATTATCTTCCTGCCGTTGGTATTTATTCAGGGCGCGACAGGAATTCTATTACATCAACTGGCGTGGGTTGTTTCGTTCTCGTTAATCTGCTCTTTATTTGCTAGTCTGACACTGACTCCTGTGATGAGCGCTTACTGGATTCCGGCCGAGACAAAAAAAGTTCGCTCCAAATGGTCCAAACCCTGGTTTGCCACCATCGAAACCTTCCATAATACAAATCATAAGATTCTACTGTTTCTGGAACGAATTTATGAGCGAATTCTACGTTTCAGCTTAAAACACTCAACGATGACCGGTTTCACTTTATTAGTATGTTTCACCGCGACTCTAGGCTTATCTCCACGTATCAAAACTGAGTTTTTACCGAAGACAGATGAAGCAACCGTCAATGTATTTTCGAGAATGGCAGCCGGTATCCAACTCAAAAAGTTGGACCAGCAAACACGTATACTTGAACAGGCAACAATCAAATCAGTTCCAGAAGCAGTCGCCATCGCCTCATTCATCGGTGATAGTGCGGATGATGCAGACCGCTGGAATCGAACTACGTTGCGAATTCAACTCTCACCTCGGAGTGAACGAAAACGAGGTATCGAAGAGATTCGAAAAGCCCTCGATGATGCTATTGGTCCCGTTCCCGGCATGAAATTCCAGGTGAAAGCGCAAACGGAAATGATGCTGATGAGAATGATCAGCCGCAGAGGAGGTGGTGATCTGGTAGTCCAGGTTGCAGGGCACAATCTACAGCTATCACAAAAAATCGTAGAACAAGTCGTTGAGGTCATGAAACAAATCCCCGGTCTAATCAACGTGGAAGCGGAAATCTCAGACCAACGTCCTGAAATGACCGCTTCTATTGACCGAGATAAAGCTGGGCTTCTCAAAATTAGTGTGCAGGATATTGCACAGACCCTTGAAACTACGATTCAGGGAACTGAAGCGACTCTCTACCGCGAAGATGGCGATGAATTCTCGGTAGTCGTTCGGCTTCGTGAAACAGACCGCGATCGTCTTTCAGATGTACAACAAGTGGGTGTCACAACAGAAACAGGTCGTACGATTCCACTTAAAAATCTGCTGCAATTTAAAACTGATGAAGCACCTGTTGTGATCGAACGCCAGGACCAGCAACGTGTCTTAAGAATCTTTGCCGATGTGGAAGGCAGAGATCTGGGAAGTATCGTTCCCGAGTTAGAACAGCATTTGAACTCCATCCAAATTCCTGCAGGATTTTCAATTCGAGTCGCCGGTGACTGGGAATCACAACAGAAAAGTTTTGATGCATTAAAGCAAGGATTTGTCCTAGCCATCATATTGATGTATATGGTCATGGCTTCACAGTATGAATCGCTGAGAGATCCATTTTACATCCTGTTCTCTGTTCCACTTGGAATGATTGGTGTGATCTGGGTCTTTGTGTTTACTGAAACGACATTAAATGTTCAATCCTTCATTGGCATCGTCGTTCTTTCCGGTATCGTTGTGAACAATGCAATCGTGCTTGTGGATTACATCAATCAGCTCCGTAGACGCTTTCCCGACAAACCGCTTACCCAACTGATCATCCAGGCAGCCACTCGGCGATTTCGCCCCATTCTGATGACCACTTTGACCACAGTTCTGGCAATGATCCCCATTGCACTGGGCTGGGGAGAAGGCGGGGAATTACAGGCACCAATGGCTCGTGTTGTCGTAGGCGGGCTGTGTGCTGGTACGATTATTACGTTACTCGCCATTCCTTTGATTTATCAGACATGCACAGGGCCTGTTACAAAAAAAGTAAAAGAAAAGCATCAAGTACGCTCTGAAAATCCCCCCCTCGGTCAGGCAATAAAATCTACCTGAATATGACGGCAACCCCCGTCCTACGATAGCATCAAATCAGTCAGAATGTCTATAATACGCCACTAAAGGATGAGCAGACATTTCCGCTTCAGTTCTTGTGTTGCATACTACAATCAGATTAGCATCTATTTCATCTGTGGGCCCTTGGACAGTCATTCCGATTTATGATGAATCAAAAACCTTCTCTCATTTCCGAACCGATTCCTTACAAAACAATTTTTCCCTGGTTGCATCTATTTCGCATCTTTCGACTGGCCGTCGATTTTCAGAAAATAATGCTAGCTTCGGCAGCATTTTTACTTTTACTCCTGGGAAATCAACTGTTTAACACTCTTCCATTTGCCCCTCCTCAACAAGTAAGAGATGCAGAACAATTACTTCCACAAAACATCCAGTTCTATCCACAAACTTCGGATCGTTTTCTGCAACAGCGGCTAAATAGCATCAAGATACTAGGAGAGAATAGCAACTACACAATCTTTCATGAATTGAATGAAAGAACATTGCTGGAACCAATGTCATCTTTTACAAGGCCCGTCTTTACACTTTTTAATGTTGGAACCAATTGGAGTTCCCTCGCTTACGCCACGACGCAACTACTCTGGGCCGTTATCGTATGGTCCCTGTTTGGCGGAGCCATTACTAGAATTGCTGCCATTCAATTTGCTCAAGATGAACACATTGGACTCAGAGCCGCGTTACGTTTCTCATCGAAACGCATTCTTTCATTAGTGAGTGCTCCCTTGCTCCCTTTCGCCGGTATGGGATTTTTCTGGGTATTGTGCCTACTCATAGGCTTGCTCGGTTATATTCCAGGAGCCGGGGAAGTCATTGTTAGTTTGTTCTGGGGTCTTGCCTACCTGTTTGCATTTGTAATGAGTTTGATTCTGCTGGTTACCCTCGCTGGCTGGCCTTTAATGATGGCCACGATCAGTGTCGAAGACAGTGATGGTTTTGACGGGTTGAGCCGTATCTTCAGTTACCTGTTTGGCCGCATCTGGTATTTCCTCTGGCTCGTGATTGTCACCCTTTGCTATGGTGCTGTTTGCCTCTTCTTTGTGGAATTACTGCTCACATTTATCACCTACCTCTCTTACTGGGGAGTCACTTGGGGGCTAAGTGATGATACAACCAATCAATTATTTATGCCTAATCAGAATTCGCTCGCGAGAACCATTACTCTGGGATGGGGAAAGGTACTCAGTATTTTATTTTCCGGATTCATCATCAGTTTTTTCTGGTCGGCAAATACTGTTATCTATTTTCTATTAAGAAAGTGTGATGATGGGACTCCAATCGATCACATCTACAATGCAGATGCGGACGAAGAACAAGCAGCTGATCTCCCCTTAGCGGGCGTTGCTAAATCGGGAGAACCAGTGATTGAGCGACCTGTAAATCCAGAGCAATCAGAAGAAAAACCGGAAGACGAAGAAACGTCTTAGAAATAAGATATCAAGGCTAAACTAATAGTTAAAATTAATCTCTCTCATATCAGATCCGGAGAGACGTCAGCACTTTTCAATACCGTTCTACCAGCGAAATAATCCGGTCCCCCAGGCAAGGCCTGCTCCAAAACCACTAAGCAGAACGGTATCGCCTCGGTTAATCAGACCAGCCTGAAATGCTTCATCAAGTACAATTGGAATCGATCCCGCAGAGGTATTTCCATACTTGCTCAAGTTGTTAAATACC
The Gimesia aquarii DNA segment above includes these coding regions:
- a CDS encoding efflux RND transporter periplasmic adaptor subunit — translated: MKVLIAPACTALAMIIGWLVYEQSLQETQTAPKTIITQPIAVQVTRSTEKSLEKRINLVGNLEAGSQVEIRTKHSGYIKSMPFNVGDQIKAGDIILELDDSENQELVIKSKAALTVAKAQLKAQITAQELTQKEHERLSLLKKTGVSTVQQMEEAVANMAIAKAQTELEQARVEQAESGLEQSRLRLQENQILAPTNGFVAERLVDVGDLAKPDVALMKIVNLDTVRTIVHIIEKDYEDVKLGQKAVISVDTFPDRTFSGHVLRKAPVLDPQTRTAAVHIEIPNKDFSLKPGMHARVQIVFEQRHKAKVLPVASLTRRKDGPGSAVYIIDGNPPVTEIRNIEVGINDGELVEILSGINSGDLVITLGNRLVDEGQTVTPVEVPMDEVLQSPLPLPQKTNL
- a CDS encoding efflux RND transporter permease subunit produces the protein MSLTRLAVHRPITTLMASLVLVMLGCVSLSQLAVDLMPDIQNPSVSVITIYKGAGPSEAETLITRPIEQTLSSVAGVENILSSSVEGSSTVRLQFQWGTDLNLAINEVRDSLNKLRNSLPEGAEDPYIRHFDVADSPIIYFGLNSELDPITLTRVTENQIIPQFEQLDGVARVRMRGGIEREIQINLDRSKLESLNMGVNEVINALQQDNINQPAGNFEEGHLNLHIRSQGEFTSLEQIENTVVREKAGATVRVRDVADVVDGEKERTELTRMNGQPGILLYVYKQSGANTISVSDLVRKQIERVNKSSSDVNLSIRVDKAEFIRQSIANIQEAALYGMGLAFLVLILFLRSFRSMLVIGVCMPLSVLATFILIYFQGFTLNIISFGGLALGVGLLVDNSIVVLESIFRKREEGLDPIAAAIEGTAEVSAAIVASTLTTLIIFLPLVFIQGATGILLHQLAWVVSFSLICSLFASLTLTPVMSAYWIPAETKKVRSKWSKPWFATIETFHNTNHKILLFLERIYERILRFSLKHSTMTGFTLLVCFTATLGLSPRIKTEFLPKTDEATVNVFSRMAAGIQLKKLDQQTRILEQATIKSVPEAVAIASFIGDSADDADRWNRTTLRIQLSPRSERKRGIEEIRKALDDAIGPVPGMKFQVKAQTEMMLMRMISRRGGGDLVVQVAGHNLQLSQKIVEQVVEVMKQIPGLINVEAEISDQRPEMTASIDRDKAGLLKISVQDIAQTLETTIQGTEATLYREDGDEFSVVVRLRETDRDRLSDVQQVGVTTETGRTIPLKNLLQFKTDEAPVVIERQDQQRVLRIFADVEGRDLGSIVPELEQHLNSIQIPAGFSIRVAGDWESQQKSFDALKQGFVLAIILMYMVMASQYESLRDPFYILFSVPLGMIGVIWVFVFTETTLNVQSFIGIVVLSGIVVNNAIVLVDYINQLRRRFPDKPLTQLIIQAATRRFRPILMTTLTTVLAMIPIALGWGEGGELQAPMARVVVGGLCAGTIITLLAIPLIYQTCTGPVTKKVKEKHQVRSENPPLGQAIKST